The Rhizobium sp. WSM4643 genome has a window encoding:
- a CDS encoding DUF2291 domain-containing protein — MSTSPDYPASKPSSGNRGLLVSAALAVIVVAAIAFDTTVVKIGSENDVRQQVFSPETFGAEQFPKIKANVEERAVAAADLAAAIAADKKAAAEKYGAATSTGPVIPVTLTGVFGARKSNTNEMKIDGLPPETVVRVQTGPAVNGTDLRDATGTIEFGQFTNQIQYQDAGSAINNEMKKAVFTGLDPDALDGKQATVVGVFKLINPKNWLVTPVKVELK, encoded by the coding sequence ATGAGTACATCGCCCGATTATCCAGCATCAAAGCCGAGCAGCGGCAATCGCGGGCTCCTTGTCAGCGCGGCGTTGGCGGTTATCGTCGTTGCAGCGATCGCGTTCGATACGACGGTCGTCAAGATCGGTTCCGAAAACGATGTCCGCCAGCAGGTATTCTCTCCGGAAACCTTCGGCGCCGAGCAGTTCCCGAAGATCAAGGCGAATGTCGAGGAGCGGGCCGTTGCAGCCGCCGATCTCGCGGCCGCCATTGCCGCCGACAAGAAGGCGGCAGCTGAGAAATACGGCGCTGCGACGAGCACCGGACCGGTCATTCCCGTCACGCTGACCGGCGTTTTCGGCGCCCGCAAGTCGAATACTAACGAAATGAAGATTGATGGGTTGCCTCCCGAGACGGTGGTCCGTGTCCAGACCGGACCTGCGGTCAACGGCACGGACCTCCGCGATGCAACCGGCACCATCGAATTCGGCCAGTTTACCAACCAGATCCAGTATCAGGATGCCGGTTCGGCCATCAATAACGAGATGAAGAAGGCGGTTTTTACGGGCCTGGATCCTGACGCCCTGGACGGAAAGCAAGCGACCGTGGTCGGCGTCTTCAAGCTCATCAACCCGAAGAACTGGCTTGTCACGCCCGTGAAGGTCGAGCTCAAATGA
- a CDS encoding sugar ABC transporter ATP-binding protein, producing MSQPQRSNGAKGEVVLAARNIAKSYGSVHALKGVNFDIHRGQVTTLFGENGAGKSTLMKILSGVAQPSSGEIILDGSPISFSSSTHARECGISIIHQELSLAPNLSVRDNIFMGREIIKGGVVDFAEEERQTRELMEELEEDIDPQTRVEDLRLGQQQIVEIARALSINSRILIMDEPTSALSATEVEVLFKVIHDLTSRGVSIVYISHHLEEALLITNHAVVLRDGNMTAYAERKDIDLEWIVRNMVGENFDLGSPPEGHQVGNVSLSIENLSVPGPSGAAYNAVDRLSLQVRAGEIVCIYGLMGAGRTELLECIAGRLRASGGKVLLEGRDVSGLSIARRIASGLVLVPEDRQRDGLVQTMTVGSNLSLASIRAFTKGLFTSGHRERDLVSDAIRRVHVKTDGGAASIGSLSGGNQQKVVIGKMLATQPKVILLDEPSRGIDIGAKAEVFKLLAERAKQGLAVVYSTSEVNECLSIAHRIIVMHRGRISAEFGSDVTKEKIMAASGEAVVAN from the coding sequence ATGAGCCAGCCGCAACGCAGCAACGGGGCAAAAGGCGAGGTCGTCCTCGCAGCCCGCAACATCGCAAAATCCTACGGCAGCGTTCACGCCTTGAAGGGGGTGAACTTCGACATCCATCGCGGCCAGGTCACAACCCTGTTCGGAGAGAACGGCGCGGGCAAGTCGACCTTGATGAAGATCCTTTCGGGTGTGGCGCAGCCAAGCTCCGGCGAGATCATTCTCGACGGCTCGCCGATCAGCTTCAGCTCGTCGACCCATGCGCGCGAGTGCGGGATCTCCATCATTCACCAGGAGCTCAGCCTGGCCCCCAATCTCAGCGTCCGCGACAATATTTTCATGGGCCGGGAGATCATCAAGGGCGGTGTCGTCGACTTCGCTGAAGAGGAGCGCCAGACCCGGGAGCTGATGGAGGAACTCGAGGAAGACATCGATCCGCAGACACGGGTCGAGGATCTTCGCCTCGGCCAGCAGCAGATCGTCGAAATTGCACGAGCCCTCTCCATCAATTCGCGCATCCTGATCATGGACGAACCGACCTCGGCGCTGAGCGCGACGGAGGTGGAAGTGCTCTTCAAGGTCATCCACGACCTGACGAGCCGAGGCGTGTCGATCGTCTACATCTCGCATCATCTGGAAGAGGCGCTGCTGATCACCAATCACGCCGTCGTTCTGCGCGACGGAAACATGACGGCCTATGCCGAGCGCAAGGACATCGATCTCGAGTGGATCGTCCGCAACATGGTCGGCGAGAATTTCGACCTCGGCAGCCCGCCGGAAGGTCACCAGGTCGGAAACGTCTCGCTTTCCATCGAAAACCTCAGCGTCCCCGGTCCCTCCGGCGCTGCCTATAATGCAGTCGATCGCCTGTCTCTCCAGGTGCGTGCCGGCGAGATCGTCTGCATCTACGGGCTGATGGGCGCCGGGCGCACGGAACTGCTCGAGTGTATTGCCGGACGACTGCGCGCAAGTGGCGGAAAGGTTCTGCTCGAAGGACGGGACGTCAGTGGGCTCAGCATAGCGCGGCGCATTGCCAGCGGTCTCGTGCTCGTGCCCGAAGATCGCCAGCGCGACGGTCTCGTCCAGACGATGACTGTCGGCTCCAATCTGTCGCTTGCAAGTATTCGCGCCTTCACCAAAGGGCTTTTCACCTCAGGCCACCGGGAGCGCGATCTCGTCAGCGACGCGATCCGGCGGGTGCATGTGAAAACCGATGGCGGTGCTGCTTCGATCGGCTCGCTCTCCGGCGGCAACCAGCAGAAGGTCGTCATCGGCAAGATGCTGGCAACCCAGCCGAAGGTCATCCTGCTCGATGAGCCAAGCCGCGGCATCGACATCGGCGCCAAGGCGGAAGTTTTCAAGTTACTCGCGGAGCGTGCCAAGCAGGGATTGGCGGTCGTCTATTCGACGTCCGAAGTCAATGAATGCCTGAGCATCGCGCACCGCATCATCGTCATGCATCGCGGCAGGATATCGGCCGAGTTCGGCTCGGATGTCACCAAGGAAAAGATCATGGCCGCCTCCGGCGAAGCAGTGGTCGCGAACTAG